One part of the Trichomycterus rosablanca isolate fTriRos1 chromosome 25, fTriRos1.hap1, whole genome shotgun sequence genome encodes these proteins:
- the LOC134302380 gene encoding myomegalin-like isoform X4 gives MKDLCRICARELCGNQRRWIFHPGAKLQVLLSHTLGCELRRDGRGEFACSKCAFMLERMYRFDTVIARVEALSIERLHKLLMEKDHLRQCISRLYFKHNNDAVPVEKNCMVDMSGLHDAKYSALLEDDLMYSVYESWADDEEQMLDCIHYSQSHGSEASLPWHKPRRCRGCTRLRVADSDYEAVCKVPRKIARSTSCGPSTRYSETTMTTTASATLVPETQQTTRASSDSDKTLGERPSSSNSAESLISTQAAVPFDKEMERDIKDEHTDNLSEGLTPGSTSAADKLQLALCLVQNCVYKPIQIPHGSKLPVLIKPASTGACTKPGNLEQALRSQLDGEDYALEIPGAPRIQFDLTMELAELEEMCDDVYKPLRFHKLPKKSLVEEQQSQLNQYESAAGQCVNELQKAQHQVQSLQNKIQDSEASNKKLQDRLDEMETELCSIRHAAQNQERTIQSLTESLSTKETETQELHQVIEGQNSTLCTLREMAHRKQLHNTQTGEEAKLQGEVIALQSSLFSRQLELETGQRAQRQSQRVAEDLGNARDRLQSDLEAALKHRETTENYNQDLRNTLKQLRSDMQIKEAQLKECEADKHTEISARDRTISQLQLLLKEKERLVQEHSEMLDKPVETSRPRDALLDKLKSRIRDRDKALERSIDEKFHCLEEKESEVRRLQLALREKERDLERLRCILSNNEETITSLDGLVRSKELELEQTQETCRKLQWLKQQSDEKHKVALRERDNIITHLHSALHKCSKEAEDLTAALTAKLFPNPNEVVEELKSRLVLKERLFQDLLTERSRQTQEHHTLIQDLLNTINARDQYIKESGQRSRQVIVERTGQLQEMRRQLASHEQGLCDVTREKERERERRAAVDIEMDRLQSLLREKESLITDLMQGQEEALLTPRSAGATESDQSSELEMQAVKEELQIALRKHRETERELLELRSSLTKKNETNTDPDPQCALEQLVTEYQHLNQALRAEKKLYQNLSHIQTRGDSEEKTLMLHVELDTIQALRGQLEEVLNRTRDTALALERAAQAQADYGEFSTDEETDEDDDVDEDEGSSSEEFTDSIEDDDVKLTAQSLASTQNAGMLEASGIKGIPQVDFGGEWQYETELKKSGEAGEEEHQLSQADCIMFSQSRTTPPSLQEENQRLELSGSGSGLRAESKVPVTCRGWKQSDADRLNLHDQQIPHELIEEEEEEEEEEYDDEEWEQEDVRPPLGKRGPPNVTLREGAGKRRCNRPHSLDLGLLLAHKATGESREQEPSLQQEVEGGSGGSAGFWQHVEAGLREQAERLRSDLALSRQESRELQERLMVSEATVQAQAEQLKDYRELLTESAVQQDSKQVQVDLQDLGYETSGRSENEAEREDASSPEFDDLEMCTSLSPQSYVSVNKPWNQHGDLLVQDLRKQLSRCHKVIRGLQLRVRSLSTTSDYASSLERTPRKVNWAFQPSPEEDEGWHSDVPALCSSSVKSNRELQELVSRVASLENQIRSCKQEEKRGAEEGKTATWPGKYNTLIQAQARELSHLRQRMREGRGICHILTQHLGDTTKAFEELLRANDIDYYMGQSFREQLSQNSSLAQRISIKISGRDLLEVPDDKMGHELLALRLSKELQQKDKIIESLHTKLQQRPDTPSTSHAPSETTDQSDRTSFVSDERASVNEDLELCSDADGVSEYAQEEAVPMSENTGFSLPHSLSNYPLMGPALPDSSSYTKLYHHSLDQPQQSDSSLVGSSTPWGIDSLLHPVTGFSGVPGYQSGNSNLGVDLIEEHLREVRTLRQRLEDSIKTNERLRQQLENRLANAARDGAAPTNIYIQGLDTVTQLSNEIRLLKEENLSLQSKLQMSRDNSEEVEQLREAVLSGRARLKQVELEAEQWKDEVRRLQAHICEQSQQIQQMRQDRQSNQEHSNRLQHELSLLQQQLSESRQLLHSLQCEVRLYDRMCAGNKGAPAGYLSEIPYASFPLGGELGELMVEVRALRTQLERSIHENSSLRIQLQKQLEQQLTSTSLDSRPSSLIPASPLRDAFYRRQLLHDPSPSPPVRDVGPFPAGPPCSPFSELEESSLAANDSLEPHSELEGDAPDGSFANRNGRHAIGHVDDFGALQQQVLEGRGLVQRMEATLNTCLNTALMEVNTGKALDYASIKTLLANTKTLRQILEEAFSLLKMFWRAALPSSDSSAHFLRKEQSMKEEIQSLRTRIEEQEEVLQNTIQRLKSTSRTKESMETFIVNQLSRTRDVLKKARTNLEKNQLRISSLSSSSSSSLYHGQILKGAFPVSSDWGGVTPEIAMETSPKHARKRSRECLYQEA, from the exons ATGAAGGACCTGTGCCGAATTTGTGCCCGCGAGTTGTGCGGGAATCAACGTCGTTGGATTTTTCACCCAGGAGCCAAGCTACAGGTGCTGCTGTCGCACACACTGGGTTGCGAGCTGCGCCGGGACGGCCGCGGCGAGTTCGCCTGCAGCAAGTGTGCCTTCATGCTTGAGCGTATGTACCGCTTTGACACAGTAATCGCACGCGTCGAAGCCCTCTCCATTGAGCGCCTGCACAAGCTCCTGATGGAGAAAGACCACCTCAGACAGTGCATTAGCCGACTGTACTTCAAGCACAACAACGATGCCGTACCTGTGGAGAAGAACTGCATGGTGGACATGTCAGGCCTTCACGATGCAAAGTACAGCGCTCTGCTTGAAGACGACCTGATGTATTCTGTTTACGAGTCGTGGGCAGATGACGAGGAGCAGATGTTAGACTGCATCCATTACTCACAGAGTCATGGGTCAGAGGCGTCTTTGCCTTGGCACAAGCCACGAAGGTGCCGGGGATGCACTAGGCTCCGCGTAGCTGACTCAGACTATGAAGCAGTGTGTAAGGTCCCCAGGAAGATCGCACGTAGCACCTCGTGTGGGCCGTCTACACGCTATTCGGAGACCACAATGACAACTACAGCATCAGCTACTCTGGTTCCAGAGACTCAGCAAACAACAAGAGCTTCATCAGACAGTGACAAGACTTTAGGGGAGAGGCCAAGCTCTAGCAACTCTGCAGAGTCTTTAATTTCAACACAGGCTGCAGTGCCTTTTGATAAAGAGATGGAACGAGATATCAAGGATGAGCATACGGACAACCTCTCTGAAGGTCTTACTCCTGGCTCGACAAGTGCTGCGGACAAATTGCAGCTAGCTTTGTGTCTGGTTCAGAACTGTGTATACAAACCTATCCAGATTCCCCATGGTAGTAAACTCCCAGTTCTAATTAAACCCGCGTCTACGGGTGCATGCACTAAGCCGGGTAATCTTGAGCAGGCCTTAAGGAGCCAGCTTGATGGGGAAGACTATGCACTAGAGATTCCAGGTGCTCCAAGAATCCAGTTTGACTTGACAATGGAGTTGGCTGAGCTGGAAGAGATGTGTGATGATGTGTATAAGCCCTTACGCTTCCACAAGCTTCCAAAGAAG AGTCTAGTAGAGGAGCAGCAGTCCCAGTTGAACCAGTATGAATCTGCAGCAGGCCAGTGCGTCAACGAACTACAGAAAGCGCAGCACCAGGTTCAGTCTCTCCAGAATAAGATCCAAGATAGTGAAGCCAGCAACAAG aaGCTGCAGGATAGGCTGGATGAAATGGAGACTGAGCTGTGTTCTATCAGACATGCAGCTCAAAATCAGGAAAGAACCATTCAAAGCCTCACCGAAAGCCTCAGTACTAAAGAAACAGAG acacAAGAGCTGCATCAGGTTATAGAAGGACAGAACAGCACCCTGTGTACGCTCAGAGAAATGGCACATCGCAAACAGCTCCATAACACACAG ACTGGAGAGGAGGCTAAGCTACAGGGTGAGGTGATAGCACTACAGAGCTCTCTCTTCAGCCGCCAGCTCGAGCTGGAGACCGGTCAGCGTGCCCAGAGGCAGAGTCAGAGAGTGGCAGAGGACCTGGGAAACGCTCGTGACCGCCTACAAAGTGACCTAGAGGCAGCACTGAAGCACAGAGAGACCACTGAGAATTACAACCAG gatcTGCGTAACACATTAAAGCAGTTACGTTCAGATATGCAAATAAAAGAGGCGCAGCTGAAGGAATGCGAGGCTGATAAACACACCGAAATTTCAGCCCGAGACAGAACCATCTCACAGCTCCAGCTGTTACTGAAGGAGAAGGAACGGCTTGTGCAG GAGCACTCAGAGATGCTGGACAAGCCTGTTGAGACCAGTCGCCCCCGAGATGCCCTCCTGGATAAACTCAAGAGCCGCATCCGTGACCGTGACAAAGCTCTGGAG CGCTCTATAGACGAGAAGTTTCACTGTCTGGAGGAGAAAGAGAGCGAGGTACGCAGGCTTCAGTTAGCACTCCGGGAAAAAGAACGGGACCTGGAGAGACTGCGCTGCATTCTATCCAACAACGAAGAAACGATCacg AGTTTGGATGGTCTGGTGCGCAGTAAGGAGCTGGAGCTGGAGCAAACTCAGGAAACATGCCGAAAGCTGCAGTGGCTCAAACAGCAGAGTGACGAGAAACACAAAGTGGCTCTGCGCGAGAGAGACAACATCATCACACACCTGCACTCTGCACTACACAAATGCAGCAAAGAggcagag GATCTGACAGCGGCACTGACGGCTAAGCTTTTCCCCAACCCCAACGAGGTGGTAGAGGAGCTGAAGTCACGCCTGGTGCTCAAGGAGCGGCTTTTCCAAGACTTGCTGACCGAGCGCAGCAGGCAGACACAAGAGCATCACACTCTGATTCAGGACCTGCTCAACACCATCAATGCCAGAGACCAGTACATTAAG GAAAGCGGGCAGAGATCAAGGCAGGTGATAGTGGAGAGGACCGGGCAGCTACAAGAGATGCGTAGGCAGCTGGCATCACACGAACAGGGGCTGTGTGACGTGACTCGGGAGAAagaaagggagagagagagaagagctGCGGTGGATATTGAGATGGACAGACTTCAAAGTTTActcagagagaaagagagccTTATCACG GACCTAATGCAAGGTCAGGAAGAGGCGCTGTTGACCCCTAGATCAGCGGGAGCAACAGAGA GTGATCAGAGCTCTGAGCTGGAGATGCAAGCTGTTAAGGAAGAGCTACAGATTGCACTAAGAAAGCACAGAGAGACggag AGAGAGCTACTGGAGCTGAGATCCTCTCTAACCAAAAAGAATGAAACCAACACTGACCCTGATCCCCAG TGTGCTCTGGAGCAGTTGGTAACGGAGTACCAGCATCTAAACCAGGCTCTCAGAGCTGAGAAGAAGCTTTATCAAAACCTGAGCCACATCCAGACCAGAGGAGACAG TGAGGAGAAGACTCTGATGCTCCACGTGGAACTGGACACAATCCAGGCACTGCGGGGACAGCTGGAAGAGGTCCTGAACAGGACCCGAGACACAGCTCTGGCGCTGGAAAGGGCAGCTCAGGCCCAGGCCGACTATGGAG AGTTCAGCACCGACGAGGAAACTGATGAGGATGATGACGTCGACGAGGATGAAGGCAGTAGCAGTGAAGAGTTCACAGACAGCATAGAGGACGACGATGTGAAACTGACCGCTCAGAGTCTGGCTAGCACACAG AATGCTGGGATGTTGGAGGCATCTGGAATTAAAGGAATACCCCAGGTGGACTTTGGGGGAGAATGGCAGTATGAGACTGAGCTGAAAAAGAGTGGAGAGGCAGGAGAAGAGGAACACCAGCTCAGCCAGGCTGACTGCATCATGTTCTCTCAGAGCAG GACAACTCCACCAAGCCTGCAAGAAGAAAACCAGAGGCTAGAACTGAGTGGAAGTGGATCCGGACTGAGGGCGGAGAGTAAAGTACCTGTGACGTGCAGAGGGTGGAAGCAAAGTGACGCAGACAGGCTGAACCTTCATGACCAGCAAATACCCCATGAGTTAATagaggaagaagaggaggaggaggaggaagagtatGATGATGAAGAGTGGGAGCAAGAGGACGTGCGACCCCCTCTGGGGAAGCGCGGGCCTCCGAACGTGACTCTGAGAGAAGGAGCGGGGAAGAGGAGGTGTAACAGACCCCACTCTCTAGATCTCGGCCTGCTTCTTGCTCACAAAGCTACGGGCGAATCCAGAGAGCAG GAACCCAGCCTGCAGCAGGAGGTGGAGGGAGGGAGTGGAGGTTCTGCAGGGTTCTGGCAGCATGTAGAGGCGGGACTTCGAGAGCAGGCAGAGCGTCTGCGTAGCGACCTGGCCCTGAGCCGCCAGGAAAGCAGAGAGTTGCAAGAGAGACTGATGGTGTCCGAGGCCACAGTACAGGCTCAGGCCGAACAGCTCAAGGACTACAGAGAACTGCTGA CGGAGAGTGCCGTGCAGCAGGACAGTAAGCAGGTGCAGGTGGATCTGCAAGATCTGGGCTATGAAACCAGTGGCCGCAGTGAGAACGAGGCTGAAAGAGAAGATGCTAGTAGCCCCG AGTTCGATGACCTGGAGATGTGCACCTCTCTCTCTCCACAGTCCTACGTCAGCGTCAACAAGCCCTGGAATCAGCACGGCGATTTGTTGGTACAGGACCTGCGCAAACAGCTCTCACGCTGCCACAAAGTGATCCGCGGACTGCAGCTACGCGTGCGGTCACTCTCCACAACCTCCGACTACGCCTCCAGCCTTGAACGCACACCACGCAAG GTGAACTGGGCTTTTCAGCCCTCCCCTGAAGAGGATGAGGGCTGGCACTCGGACGTCCCGGCTCTGTGTTCCAGCTCGGTGAAGTCCAACAGGGAGCTGCAGGAGCTGGTGTCCCGTGTGGCATCACTGGAGAATCAGATCCGCAGCTGCAAACAGGAGGAGAAAAGAGGGGCTGAGGAGGGGAAGACTGCCACCTGGCCTGG TAAGTACAACACGCTGATCCAGGCTCAGGCCCGGGAGCTGTCACATCTGCGCCAAAGGATGCGCGAGGGCCGAGGAATCTGCCACATCCTCACACAGCACCTGGGCGACACCACTAAAGCCTTCGAAGAGCTGCTGCGCGCCAATGACATCGATTACTACATGGGACAGAGTTTTAGAGAACAGCTGTCCCAGAACTCCTCACTTGCACAGAGGATCAGCATTAAGATCAGCGGAC GAGATCTTTTAGAGGTACCGGATGACAAAATGGGCCATGAGCTGTTAGCATTAAG gttAAGTAAGGAGCTTCAGCAAAAAGACAAAATCATCGAGTCTCTGCACACCAAGCTGCAACAACGCCCTGACACACCATCCACCAGCCACGCCCCCTCAGAAACAACAGATCAATCCGACCGCACGTCTTTTGTGTCAGATGAGAGGGCGTCGGTCAACGAGGACCTGGAGCTGTGTTCTGATGCGGATGGAGTCAGCGAATACGCCCAGGAGGAAGCTGTTCCCATGTCAGAGAATACAG GTTTTAGCTTACCCCATTCGCTGAGCAACTATCCACTGATGGGCCCTGCACTGCCTGATTCCTCCAGTTATACAAAGCTATACCATCATTCCCTCGACCAGCCCCAGCAATCGGACAGCAGCCTGGTGGGGAGCAGTACACCCTGGGGCATAGATAGCCTACTCCATCCAGTCACAGGCTTCTCTGGAGTGCCTGGTTATCAGTCAGGAAACAGCAACCTAG GTGTGGACCTGATCGAGGAGCATCTGCGAGAGGTGCGGACCCTGCGACAGCGTCTAGAAGACTCCATCAAGACTAATGAAAGGCTGAGACAACAGCTGGAGAATCGTCTGGCCAACGCCGCCAGAGACGGAG CAGCACCTACGAACATCTATATTCAGGGCCTGGACACTGTCACCCAGCTGTCCAATGAGATTCGCTTGCTGAAGGAAGAGAATCTAAGTCTCCAGTCCAAACTGCAGATGAGCAGGG ATAACAGTGAGGAGGTAGAGCAGTTGCGAGAGGCGGTGTTGTCTGGACGGGCTCGGCTGAAGCAGGTCGAGTTAGAAGCTGAGCAGTGGAAGGATGAGGTGAGGAGGCTCCAGGCACACATCTGTGAACAAAGTCAGCAGATCCAGCAGATGCGCCAGGACAGGCAGAGCAACCAGGAGCACAGCAATAG gctgCAGCATGAATTGAGTCTTCTCCAGCAGCAGCTGTCAGAAAGCAGGCAGCTGTTGCACTCACTGCAGTGTGAGGTGCGTCTGTATGATCGGATGTGTGCTGGAAACAAGGGCGCCCCTGCAG GTTACCTCTCTGAGATTCCATACGCCTCGTTTCCACTTGGGGGAGAATTAGGTGAGTTGATGGTGGAGGTACGGGCTTTAAGGACCCAGCTGGAGCGCAGCATCCATGAAAACAGCTCTCTCAGAATACAGCTACAAAAACAGCTGGAACAACAGTTGACCTCAACCAGTTTGGATTCAAGACCTTCATCTTTAATCCCAGCCAGCCCACTGAGGGACGCTTTCTACAGGAGGCAGTTGCTGCACG ACCCATCTCCCTCTCCTCCAGTAAGGGATGTTGGCCCATTTCCTGCTGGCCCCCCGTGTTCTCCTTTTTCAGAGCTTGAGGAGAGCTCACTCGCAGCTAACG ACTCTCTGGAGCCACATTCTGAGCTGGAAGGTGATGCCCCGGATGGTTCGTTCGCTAACCGGAACGGACGACATGCCATTGGGCACGTGGATGACTTTGGTGCTCTGCAGCAGCAGGTGTTAGAGGGCAGAGGGTTGGTGCAAAGGATGGAGGCCACGCTGAATACCTGCCTCAATACTGCACTGATGGAGGTCAATACAGGGAAG GCTCTGGATTATGCCAGCATAAAGACTTTGTTAGCTAACACTAAGACTCTGAGGCAGATTCTGGAGGAGGCATTTTCTCTGCTTAAGATGTTCTGGAGAGCAGCCTTGCCAAGCAGTGACAGTTCGGCACATTTTCTTCGAAAG GAGCAGTCAATGAAGGAGGAGATTCAGTCTCTGCGTACCAGGATAGAGGAGCAAGAGGAGGTTTTGCAAAACACCATACAAAGGCTGAAGAGCACCAGTCGGACTAAAGAGAGCATGGAGACCTTCATCGTCAACCAGT TGTCCAGGACTCGAGACGTGCTCAAAAAAGCCAGAACCAATCTGGAG AAGAACCAGCTCAGGATTTCATCCTTAagctcttcctcctcctcatccCTTTACCATG GTCAAATCCTCAAAGGTGCCTTCCCAGTGTCTTCTGATTGGGGTGGTGTGACCCCTGAGATTGCCATGGAAACCAGCCCGAAACACGCCAGGAAGCGCAGCAGGGAGTGCCTTTACCAAGAGGCGTAA